The following coding sequences are from one Strix uralensis isolate ZFMK-TIS-50842 chromosome 6, bStrUra1, whole genome shotgun sequence window:
- the BZW1 gene encoding eIF5-mimic protein 2, with amino-acid sequence MNNQKPQKPTLSGQRFKTRKRDEKERFDPTQFQDCIIQGLTETGTDLEAVAKFLDASGAKLDYRRYAETLFDILVAGGMLAPGGTLADDMTRTNVCVFAAQEDLETMQAFAQVFNKLIRRYKYLEKGFEDEVKKLLLFLKGFSESERNKLAMLTGILLANGTLNASILNSLYNENLVKEGVSAAFAVKLFKSWINEKDINAVAVSLRKVNMDNRLMELFPANKQSVEHFSKYFTEAGLKELSEYVRNQQTIGARKELQKELQEQMSRGDPFKDIILYVKEEMKKNNISEQTVVAIIWSSVMSTVEWNKKEELVAEQAIKHLKQYSPLLAAFTTQGQSELTLLLKIQEYCYDNIHFMKAFQKIVVLFYKAEVLSEEPILKWYKDAHLAKGKSVFLEQMKKFVEWLKNAEEESESEAEEGD; translated from the exons ATGAATAATCAAAAGCCGCAGAAGCCGACGCTATCAGGCCAGcgttttaaaactagaaaaagag atgaaaaagagaGGTTTGACCCTACTCAGTTCCAGGACTGTATTATTCAAGGTTTAACCGAAACTGGCACTGACTTGGAGGCAGTAGCAAAGTTTCTTGATGCGTCTGGTGCAAAACTTGACTATCGCCGCTATGCAGAAACACTTTTTGACATCCTGGTGGCTGGTGGAATGCTGG CCCCAGGTGGTACCCTGGCAGATGACATGACACGTACAAACGTCTGTGTATTTGCAGCACAGGAAGACCTAGAAACCATGCAAGCATTTGCTCAG GTTTTCAACAAGCTAATCAGGCGTTACAAGTACCTGGAGAAAGGCTTTGAAGATGAAGTCAAAAAG ttgctgctgttcctgaaaGGGTTCTCAGAGTCTGAGCGGAACAAACTGGCCATGTTGACGGGTATTCTGCTAGCCAACGGGACACTTAATGCATCAATTCTCAACAGTCTTTACAATGAGAACTTGGTTAAAGAAG GTGTTTCTGCAGCTTTTGCAGTCAAGCTGTTCAAATCATGGATAAATGAGAAAGATATTAATGCAGTGGCTGTCAGTCTTCGTAAAGTAAACATGGATAACAGGCTGATG GAACTCTTCCCAGCCAACAAACAAAGTGTTGAACACTTCTCCAAGTACTTCACTGAAGCAGGACTAAAAGAACTTTCTGAGTATGTTCGGAACCAGCAAACCATAGGAGCTcggaaggagctgcagaaagagcttCAGGAGCAGATGTCACGGGGAGATCCGTTCAAGGAT ATAATCTTGTATGTGaaggaagagatgaagaaaaacaacatcTCAGAACAGACTGTGGTAGCCATAATCTGGTCAAGTGTAATGAGCACGGTGGAATGGAACAAAAAGGAGGAGCTGGTAGCAGAGCAAGCCATTAAGCATTTGAAG CAATACAGCCCTCTACTTGCTGCCTTTACTACCCAAGGTCAGTCAGAGCTGACTCTTCTGTTGAAGATTCAGGAGTATTGTTATGACAACATTCACTTCATGAAGGCCTTCCAGAAAATAGTGGTGCTCTTCTATAAAG CTGAAGTGCTGAGTGAAGAACCTATCCTGAAGTGGTATAAAGATGCACATCTTGCAAAAGGGAAGAGTGTTTTTCTGGAGCAAATGAAAAAATTTGTGGAATGGCTCAAGAATGCTGAAGAAG AGTCGGAGTCGGAAGCTGAAGAGGGTGACTGA
- the LOC141945553 gene encoding LOW QUALITY PROTEIN: dual specificity protein kinase CLK1-like (The sequence of the model RefSeq protein was modified relative to this genomic sequence to represent the inferred CDS: deleted 1 base in 1 codon), whose protein sequence is MKETIVNDAMLKNAATSTIKDVLLGIAVAKHQVVAGRGLTKGDTTHLTLPVLIIRREDRHVAVKIVKNVHGYSEAAHEEIKVLQDLKASDPDSTHHCVQMLEWFEYHGHVCIVFELLGLSTYDFIKENGFLSLRLEHIRQMAYQICKSVNFLHVNRLTHTDLKPENILFVTSDYVEEYNPKRKRDERRLKNTDIKVADFGNATYDDKYHCALVTTRYYRAPEVILALGWSQPCDVGSIGCILLEYYLGYTVFQARDNRQHLAMMERVLGPLPGHMIEKTRRRRYFHGARLDWDEHSSAGRSVSRRCKPLKEFMACHNSDHRNLFDLVQKMLEYDPAKRITLGEALKHPFFLPLKREKRKLSPVAEKADADVTPKRQKNINLFIACSSYFVNALFCITAFWLLKFNSTAGIKFKKKIPMSPVAFSW, encoded by the exons ATGAAAGAGACCATCGTGAACGACGCGATGTTGAAGAACGCAGCAACAAGTACAATCAAGGATGTGCTACTGGGCATCGCAGTAGCAAAGCATCAGGTTGTAGCAGGGCGAGGCCTCACAAAAGGAGATACGACACACCTCACCCTGCCGGTCCTCATCATCCGCAG GGAAGACAGACATGTAGCtgtgaaaatagtaaaaaatgttCATGGGTACTCTGAAGCAgctcatgaagaaataaaagtactGCAAGACTTAAAGGCATCGGATCCCGACAGTACACA TCACTGTGTCCAGATGTTGGAATGGTTTGAGTACCATGGGCATGTCTGCATTGTTTTcgagctgctggggctcagcacctATGACTTTATTAAAGAGAATGGCTTCTTGTCATTGAGGCTGGAGCACATTAGACAGATGGCTTATCAGATCTGCAAATCTGTGAACT TTTTGCACGTGAACAGGTTGACGCATACAGAtctgaaaccagaaaatattttatttgtgacGTCTGACTATGTTGAAGAATATAACCCCAAACGG AAACGCGATGAACGGAGACTGAAAAATACAGACATCAAAGTTGCGGAC TTTGGGAACGCAACGTATGATGACAAGTATCATTGCGCTTTGGTGACTACAAGATACTACAGAGCTCCTGAAGTGATCCTGG CACTGGGATGGTCACAGCCATGTGATGTTGGGAGCATAGGATGTATCCTCCTAGAATACTACCTTGGATACACAGTATTTCAG GCCCGTGACAACAGACAGCACCTGGCAATGATGGAGCGGGTACTGGGGCCTTTGCCAGGGCACATGATAGAGAAAACCAG GAGACGCAGATATTTCCACGGTGCCCGGCTGGACTGGGATGAACACAGTTCCGCTGGAAGATCTGTCTCAAGGCGCTGTAAGCCCCTGAAG GAATTCATGGCCTGCCACAATTCTGACCACAGGAACCTCTTTGACCTTGTCCAGAAGATGTTGGAGTATGACCCAGCCAAGCGCATTACTCTTGGGGAAGCACTgaaacatccttttttcttgcccttgaaacgggagaaaaggaagctgtcTCCTGTAGCTGAGAAGGCTGATGCAGATGTCACtccaaagagacaaaaaaatattaatttatttattgcgTGTAGTAGTTATTTTGTAAATGCCCTATTTTGTATTACAGCTTTTTGGCTACTGAAGTTTAATTCCACCGCCGgcataaaatttaagaaaaagataccGATGAGCCCGGTTGCATTTTCTTGGTAA
- the LOC141945164 gene encoding dual specificity protein kinase CLK4-like isoform X3: MLEWFEYHGHVCIVFELLGLSTYDFIKENGFLPLRLEHIRQMAYQICKSVNFLHVNRLTHTDLKPENILFVTSDYVEEYNPKRKRDERRLKNTDIKVADFGNATYDDKYHRALVTTRYYRAPEVILALGWSQPCDVWSIGCILLEYYLGFAVFQARDNRQHLAMMERVLGPLPGHMIEKTRRRRYFHGARLDWDEHSSAGRSVSRRCKPLKEFMACHNSDHRNLFDLVQKMLEYDPAKRITLGEALKHPFFLPLKREKRKLSPVAEKADADVTPKRQKKY, from the exons ATGTTGGAATGGTTTGAGTACCATGGGCACGTCTGCATTGTTTTcgagctgctggggctcagcacctATGACTTTATTAAAGAGAATGGCTTTTTGCCATTGAGGCTGGAGCACATTAGACAGATGGCTTATCAGATCTGCAAATCTGTGAACT TTTTGCACGTGAACAGGTTGACGCATACAGAtctgaaaccagaaaatattttatttgtgacGTCTGACTATGTCGAAGAATATAACCCCAAACGG AAACGCGATGAACGGAGACTGAAAAATACAGACATCAAAGTTGCGGACTTTGGGAACGCAACGTATGATGACAAGTATCATCGCGCTTTGGTGACTACAAGATACTACAGAGCTCCTGAAGTGATCCTGG CACTGGGATGGTCGCAGCCATGTGATGTTTGGAGCATAGGATGTATCCTCCTAGAATACTACCTTGGATTCGCAGTATTTCAG GCCCGTGACAACAGACAGCACCTGGCAATGATGGAGCGGGTACTGGGGCCTTTGCCAGGGCACATGATAGAGAAAACCAG GAGACGCAGATATTTCCACGGTGCCCGGCTGGACTGGGATGAACACAGTTCCGCTGGAAGATCTGTCTCAAGGCGCTGTAAGCCCCTGAAG GAATTCATGGCCTGCCACAATTCTGACCACAGGAACCTCTTTGACCTCGTCCAGAAGATGTTGGAGTATGACCCAGCCAAGCGCATTACTCTTGGGGAAGCACTgaaacatccttttttcttgcccttgaaacgggagaaaaggaagctgtcTCCTGTAGCTGAGAAGGCTGATGCAGATGTCACtccaaagagacaaaaaaaatattaa
- the LOC141945164 gene encoding dual specificity protein kinase CLK1-like isoform X1, whose protein sequence is MKETVVNDAMLKNAATSTIKDVLLGIAVAKHQVIAGRGLTKGDTTHLTLPVLIIRREDRHVAVKIVKNVHGYSEAAAHEEIKVLQHLNASDPDSTHHCVQMLEWFEYHGHVCIVFELLGLSTYDFIKENGFLPLRLEHIRQMAYQICKSVNFLHVNRLTHTDLKPENILFVTSDYVEEYNPKRKRDERRLKNTDIKVADFGNATYDDKYHRALVTTRYYRAPEVILALGWSQPCDVWSIGCILLEYYLGFAVFQARDNRQHLAMMERVLGPLPGHMIEKTRRRRYFHGARLDWDEHSSAGRSVSRRCKPLKEFMACHNSDHRNLFDLVQKMLEYDPAKRITLGEALKHPFFLPLKREKRKLSPVAEKADADVTPKRQKKY, encoded by the exons ATGAAAGAGACCGTCGTGAACGACGCGATGTTGAAGAACGCAGCAACAAGTACAATCAAGGATGTGCTACTGGGCATCGCAGTAGCAAAGCATCAGGTTATAGCAGGGCGAGGCCTCACAAAAGGAGATACGACACACCTCACCCTGCCGGTCCTCATCATCCGCAG GGAAGACAGACATGTGGCTGTGAAAATAGTAAAAAACGTTCATGGGTActctgaagcagcagctcatgaagaaataaaagtactGCAACACTTAAATGCATCGGATCCCGACAGTACACA TCACTGTGTCCAGATGTTGGAATGGTTTGAGTACCATGGGCACGTCTGCATTGTTTTcgagctgctggggctcagcacctATGACTTTATTAAAGAGAATGGCTTTTTGCCATTGAGGCTGGAGCACATTAGACAGATGGCTTATCAGATCTGCAAATCTGTGAACT TTTTGCACGTGAACAGGTTGACGCATACAGAtctgaaaccagaaaatattttatttgtgacGTCTGACTATGTCGAAGAATATAACCCCAAACGG AAACGCGATGAACGGAGACTGAAAAATACAGACATCAAAGTTGCGGACTTTGGGAACGCAACGTATGATGACAAGTATCATCGCGCTTTGGTGACTACAAGATACTACAGAGCTCCTGAAGTGATCCTGG CACTGGGATGGTCGCAGCCATGTGATGTTTGGAGCATAGGATGTATCCTCCTAGAATACTACCTTGGATTCGCAGTATTTCAG GCCCGTGACAACAGACAGCACCTGGCAATGATGGAGCGGGTACTGGGGCCTTTGCCAGGGCACATGATAGAGAAAACCAG GAGACGCAGATATTTCCACGGTGCCCGGCTGGACTGGGATGAACACAGTTCCGCTGGAAGATCTGTCTCAAGGCGCTGTAAGCCCCTGAAG GAATTCATGGCCTGCCACAATTCTGACCACAGGAACCTCTTTGACCTCGTCCAGAAGATGTTGGAGTATGACCCAGCCAAGCGCATTACTCTTGGGGAAGCACTgaaacatccttttttcttgcccttgaaacgggagaaaaggaagctgtcTCCTGTAGCTGAGAAGGCTGATGCAGATGTCACtccaaagagacaaaaaaaatattaa
- the LOC141945164 gene encoding dual specificity protein kinase CLK4-like isoform X2 — translation MTYASGRSTTSVAIHGFSCFCSHCVQMLEWFEYHGHVCIVFELLGLSTYDFIKENGFLPLRLEHIRQMAYQICKSVNFLHVNRLTHTDLKPENILFVTSDYVEEYNPKRKRDERRLKNTDIKVADFGNATYDDKYHRALVTTRYYRAPEVILALGWSQPCDVWSIGCILLEYYLGFAVFQARDNRQHLAMMERVLGPLPGHMIEKTRRRRYFHGARLDWDEHSSAGRSVSRRCKPLKEFMACHNSDHRNLFDLVQKMLEYDPAKRITLGEALKHPFFLPLKREKRKLSPVAEKADADVTPKRQKKY, via the exons ATGACGTATGCATCTGGGCGTTCTACAACTTCTGTTGCAATTCATGGATTTTCCTGCTTTTGCAGTCACTGTGTCCAGATGTTGGAATGGTTTGAGTACCATGGGCACGTCTGCATTGTTTTcgagctgctggggctcagcacctATGACTTTATTAAAGAGAATGGCTTTTTGCCATTGAGGCTGGAGCACATTAGACAGATGGCTTATCAGATCTGCAAATCTGTGAACT TTTTGCACGTGAACAGGTTGACGCATACAGAtctgaaaccagaaaatattttatttgtgacGTCTGACTATGTCGAAGAATATAACCCCAAACGG AAACGCGATGAACGGAGACTGAAAAATACAGACATCAAAGTTGCGGACTTTGGGAACGCAACGTATGATGACAAGTATCATCGCGCTTTGGTGACTACAAGATACTACAGAGCTCCTGAAGTGATCCTGG CACTGGGATGGTCGCAGCCATGTGATGTTTGGAGCATAGGATGTATCCTCCTAGAATACTACCTTGGATTCGCAGTATTTCAG GCCCGTGACAACAGACAGCACCTGGCAATGATGGAGCGGGTACTGGGGCCTTTGCCAGGGCACATGATAGAGAAAACCAG GAGACGCAGATATTTCCACGGTGCCCGGCTGGACTGGGATGAACACAGTTCCGCTGGAAGATCTGTCTCAAGGCGCTGTAAGCCCCTGAAG GAATTCATGGCCTGCCACAATTCTGACCACAGGAACCTCTTTGACCTCGTCCAGAAGATGTTGGAGTATGACCCAGCCAAGCGCATTACTCTTGGGGAAGCACTgaaacatccttttttcttgcccttgaaacgggagaaaaggaagctgtcTCCTGTAGCTGAGAAGGCTGATGCAGATGTCACtccaaagagacaaaaaaaatattaa